The region AATCAAAATCGCACCCACAACAACCAATCTACCTATCGTCCGATCCATCAATATCCCAACTCGCTCTTGCCTTGCCACAGAGCCGATAGAAATGGCGCGATTGAGCAGCCCGATCGATGACGACTCGGGctctcccctctcttccATGGATTCCACCGACAACGAGTTTCCAGATCGCGACGCCCCCGAAGACATCATGGAGGAcgcaccaccaaccaaacgGCTCAAGACGGCCACTGGCTCGGTAGCCTCGCCAGCATTTCATAAGGAGGCCAGCGTCGACCCAGACATTGATACTGTATCGCAAGTCTCCTCCGACACCGATGGCGACGTGCCAAACTCGCCCATCAATGCGCgccaagaggaggaagagtatGCGGAACAGGTCACCATCTGCCATTGGGAGGGCTGCAAGGCTGGCGACCAGGGCAACATGGACAATCTGGTCGAACACATCCACAGCGATCATATCGAGACTCGAGCAAAGAAGTATACTTGTGAATGGATTGGATGCACTAGGAAGGGAATGGCCCATGCCAGTGGTTACGCTCTCAAAGCTCACATGCGAAGTCACACCAGGGAAAAGCCATTTTACTGCTATCTTCCAGGTAGGCTCTGCAAAACAGCTGCTCTGCATCGTGATGATTGGTACTAACTACTGCCGCCCAGAGTGTGATCGCGCCTTCACCCGCTCCGACGCCCTGGCCAAGCACATGCGAACAGTCCACCAGACAGAAGACCTCCGACCCTCAGATCCCGTCTCGAAGGCCCACCAAACCACGGGCAAGTCGAGCAAGAACCTCCGTATCATTCTTAAGACACCACAATCGCACGCTACCGGCCAAGATGACGCGGTAGATGACAGCGATGTTCCCTACGAAGACTCCGAGGACATGCTCACACCCTTGGACGAAGAGCTGTTTAGTCCCGAGGAGATTGCTATGCCACGTGAGGAGCTATTCCAGCTAACTAAACTTCAGCTAAAGTgggccgaggaagaagggaagcGGCTCGAGGCTGAGCTCAAGGAAGTCGGTGAACTCTACAAACAGGAGtggctggagaaggaggttctTCTGGAGCAGGTCATACGGAGCGAGAAGGACTGGTTTGCTCGTAAACAGGCAGTGTTGTCGGGAGAGGCGGACGTGGTGTTGACGGCTCCTGAAGCCGCCGCAAATTCTGTCGAGGATGCGCAAAACTAGTCTACGGGCGCTCAAGATCAGCTTTTGGACGCGTCTTCTGTACCTTTGGATATCCAAGGACCCCCTTCTTCCGATAATGCTTCGGATCGATCCCGTTCTTCCAACAACGCCTCAAATCAATATGTGCATTTGGCTTTTCGATCCTGCGATGTCAGCGAGACGTATTTGGCCACCGCTGAAAACACTGCTGAGGCTGAAGTCGTCTGTTTGAAGCTGCGCATACCTTTTTTCGCCGCGCCTTACGTATGTCGATTCAAGAACTGTGAGAGGTCTGAAACGCCTTACATCAGTTATCGAGGTCTCCATAGTCACTACTCTTGGGTGCACAAGTCCAAAGATGCAGGCGGCAATCCTATTTCACAGTCTGTTACTTGTCCGGTGAAAACTTGCCCCCGGTCTGAGGAGGCGATCAAAACCATGGATTACCTTTGGGTTCATCTCGAGAAGCGGCACAATGTTTCGTACCCCGCCTGACGGTTCGACTGGGGATGGGAAATGTGGTCCGGGACAAGCGTTGTAAGTAGAGTCACTTGACAAGATAAAATCAAATGCTTCTTGGGCATCTCTTAAGAGGCATATCAATGCATATTTAGCGCCTGTTTGCTTTCAAGGCCCATTGACTATCTTTttgagtgtgtgtgtgtgttgagtGTTTGAAGGTCTAGCTATTAACTATCCTATGCCTGCTAACAATCCTCAAAGGCCTGCTTGATTTTCTTTGTAGGTTTAAATAATTACTTTTCAAAAAAACCCGTGGGCTGGCTACCTATCTTTGAAGGTCCCTATTTCCCGGTGGCATTATCTGTATTTTCTTCTGTCCATGACATGCGAGAGCATTATAGACTATAACCACAAAACATGCCATTTTACACCTCTTatgacacacacacacacacacacacaaggTTTTTTTTATGTCCAATGCTCAACCctttcctcgtcctcatcctgaGGCCTCAACccga is a window of Podospora pseudopauciseta strain CBS 411.78 chromosome 1, whole genome shotgun sequence DNA encoding:
- a CDS encoding hypothetical protein (COG:S; EggNog:ENOG503NWZK), encoding MARLSSPIDDDSGSPLSSMDSTDNEFPDRDAPEDIMEDAPPTKRLKTATGSVASPAFHKEASVDPDIDTVSQVSSDTDGDVPNSPINARQEEEEYAEQVTICHWEGCKAGDQGNMDNLVEHIHSDHIETRAKKYTCEWIGCTRKGMAHASGYALKAHMRSHTREKPFYCYLPECDRAFTRSDALAKHMRTVHQTEDLRPSDPVSKAHQTTGKSSKNLRIILKTPQSHATGQDDAVDDSDVPYEDSEDMLTPLDEELFSPEEIAMPREELFQLTKLQLKWAEEEGKRLEAELKEVGELYKQEWLEKEVLLEQVIRSEKDWFARKQAVLSGEADVVLTAPEAAANSVEDAQN